One Rissa tridactyla isolate bRisTri1 chromosome 1, bRisTri1.patW.cur.20221130, whole genome shotgun sequence DNA segment encodes these proteins:
- the TLR7 gene encoding toll-like receptor 7: MVPRAKMSNASPFLLLFLFPMLLSGAWFPKSLPCDVKAFESTVTVDCTDRRLTEIPRGIPANATNLTLSINHIPRIYPTSFAHLHNLVEIDFRCNCVPVRMGPKDNICTETPNIENGSFAALTRLKSLYLDANQLLEIPRSLPPALSLLSLEANSIFSIQRANLSELGNIEVLYLGQNCYYRNPCNVSFEIEKTAFLELKKLTILSLKSNNLTHIPPNLSPTLKELYIYNNMIQVVQEQDLSALHNLEILDLSGNCPRCYNAPYPCTPCPKGTIEIHSRAFFSLKSLRILRLHSNSLQSIPSSWFKTIKNLKELDLSQNFLLKEIGDAQFLQFIPSLVELDLSFNFELKMYSPFLNLSKTFSSLSNLQTLRLRGYVFNELRERNLAPLLSLRNLTVLDLGTNFIKIADLKVFKKFPALKFVDLSVNKISPSSGENNFHGFCSNPRISGEQYNRQVLQDMHYFRYDVYGRSCRSKDKEAASYQSSVKEECRKYGETLDLSRNNIFFINPSDFRGLSFLRCLNLSGNAISQTLNGSEFSYLSGLKYLDFSNNRIDLLYSTAFKELQLLEILDLSNNNYYFLAEGVTHMLSFMKNLSHLKKLMMNENEISTSINTGMESQSLQILEFRGNRLDVLWMDGNARYLSFFKNLTSLEKLDISFNSLSFFPPGAFQAMPPELKILNLTNNRMKSFNWGNLHYLKNLVTLDLSNNLLTTVPRELSNCSSTLQELMLRNNRIQRLTKHFLRGAFKLKYLDLSANKIQIIKKSSFPENVINNLRMLLLHGNPFKCNCDAVWFVWWINQTQVTIPLLATDVTCAGPGAHKGRSVVFLDLYTCELDTSYLILYALSASTVLVFMVFTVTSHLYFWDVWYSYHYCTAKLKGYRRLSLPEACYDAFIAYDNRDPAVNEWVLTELVERLEDQKARQFNLCLEERDWLPGQPVFDNLSQSIQLSKKTIFVLTNKYIKSGRFKTTFYMAHQRLLDEKMDVIILIFLEKVLQKSRYVRLRKRLCGSSVLEWPTNPRAQPYFWQCLKNAIATNNTLAYNRLLQETV, from the exons ATG GTACCTCGTGCAAAGATGTCAAATGCATCACcatttctcttgctcttcctatTTCCGATGCTGCTGTCAGGAGCTTGGTTTCCCAAAAGTCTACCCTGTGATGTTAAAGCCTTTGAAAGTACTGTGACAGTGGACTGCACCGATCGCCGTCTCACCGAAATCCCCAGAGGGATTCCTGCAAATGCTACCAACCTTACCCTGAGTATTAACCATATCCCTCGTATCTACCCAACATCTTTTGCTCATCTTCACAACCTCGTGGAGATTGACTTCAGATGCAACTGTGTGCCTGTCAGAATGGGACCCAAAGATAATATATGCACTGAGACACCAAACATTGAGAATGGCAGTTTTGCTGCCCTGACAAGATTGAAGTCATTGTATTTGGATGCAAACCAGCTGTTGGAAATACCccgcagccttcctcctgctttAAGTCTGCTGAGCCTGGAAGCAAACAGCATCTTTTCTATCCAAAGAGCCAACTTGTCGGAGCTAGGTAACATAGAAGTATTGTATCTGGGACAGAACTGTTACTACCGTAACCCATGCaatgtttcatttgaaattgAAAAAACAGCCTTTCTGGAgctgaaaaaattaacaatactATCCCTAAAGTCTAACAACTTAACTCATATTCCACCCAATTTGTCACCTACTTTAAAGGAACTGTACATTTACAATAACATGATTCAAGTAGTTCAAGAACAGGATTTAAGTGCCCTTCACAACCTGGAAATTCTTGATCTCAGTGGTAATTGCCCACGTTGCTATAACGCTCCATATCCTTGTACTCCCTGCCCCAAGGGCACAATTGAGATTCATTCAAgggctttcttttccttgaaaagttTAAGAATTTTGAGACTTCACAGCAACTCTCTCCAGAGCATACCAAGCAGCTGGTTTAAAACCATCAAGAATCTCAAAGAGCTTGACCTGTCCCAAAATTTCCTCTTAAAGGAGATAGGAGATGCTCAGTTTTTGCAGTTTATCCCCAGCCTTGTTGAGCTTGATCTGTCCTTTAATTTTGAACTGAAGATGTATTCTCCATTCTTGAACCTGTCTAAgacattttcctccctctctaACCTGCAAACCCTGAGGCTCAGGGGTTATGTCTTTAATGaactaagagaaagaaatctagCTCCATTGCTCAGTCTTAGAAATCTTACCGTGTTGGATCTTGGgactaattttattaaaattgctGACTTGAAAGTGTTCAAGAAATTCCCAGCCCTTAAATTCGTAGACCTCTCAGTGAATAAAATTTCTCCTTCTTCAGGTGAAAACAACTTTCATGGGTTTTGCTCTAATCCTCGGATTTCAGGAGAGCAATACAACAGGCAAGTATTACAAGACATGCATTATTTCAGGTATGATGTGTATGGGCGAAGTTGCAGATCCAAAGACAAAGAGGCTGCTTCCTACCAATCTTCCGTTAAGGAAGAGTGCCGGAAATATGGAGAAACTCTGGATTTAAGCAGaaacaacatatttttcattaatccCTCAGACTTCCGGGGACTCAGTTTCCTCCGGTGCCTCAACTTGTCAGGTAATGCAATAAGTCAGACCTTAAATGGAAGTGAATTCTCCTACTTGTCTGGATTGAAATATCTGGATTTTTCCAACAACAGGATTGACTTGCTATACTCAACTGCTTTCAAAGAGCTACAACTTTTAGAAATCCTAGACCTGAGCAATAACAACTATTATTTCTTGGCAGAAGGTGTCACTCACATGCttagttttatgaaaaacttgTCCCATCTGAAGAAGCTGATGATGAACGAGAATGAGATTTCTACCTCTATTAACACAGGGATGGAAAGCCAGTCTCTTCAAATTTTAGAATTCAGAGGAAATCGTTTGGATGTTTTATGGATGGATGGGAATGCTAGATACTTGTCATTCTTCAAGAATCTGACCAGCCTGGAAAAACTGGATATTTCCTTCAACTCACTCAGTTTTTTCCCTCCGGGTGCTTTTCAAGCTATGCCTCCAGAACTCAAGATCCTCAACTTAACCAATAACCGGATGAAGAGTTTCAACTGGGGAAACCTCCACTATCTGAAGAACCTGGTAACTCTGGACCTCAGCAATAACCTTCTGACTACTGTTCCCCGAGAACTGTCCAATTGCTCTTCAACGCTCCAAGAACTGATGCTCCGAAACAATCGCATTCAACGACTAACTAAACACTTTCTCAGAggtgcttttaaactgaaatacttGGACCTCAGCGCAAACAAGATCCAAATAATTAAGAAATCTAGCTTCCCTGAAAATGTCATTAACAACCTGAGGATGCTGCTTTTGCATGGCAATCCTTTCAAGTGCAATTGTGATGCCGTGTGGTTTGTTTGGTGGATCAATCAGACTCAAGTGACTATTCCTCTTCTGGCCACAGACGTGACCTGTGCGGGCCCAGGGGCACATAAAGGAAGGAGCGTGGTTTTCTTGGATCTGTACACCTGTGAGCTGGACACCTCGTATTTGATCCTGTACGCTCTGTCAGCTTCAACTGTCCTCGTCTTTATGGTGTTCACAGTGACGAGCCATCTCTATTTCTGGGATGTGTGGTATAGTTACCATTACTGCACCGCCAAGTTGAAGGGCTATCGGCGCTTATCTTTACCAGAGGCTTGCTACGACGCTTTTATCGCCTATGACAATAGAGATCCGGCTGTGAATGAGTGGGTGCTGACAGAACTGGTTGAAAGGCTGGAAGATCAAAAAGCCAGACAGTTCAATTTATGCCTGGAAGAAAGGGACTGGCTCCCAGGACAGCCCGTCTTTGACAACCTTTCCCAGAGCATTCAGCTGAGCAAAAAGACCATCTTTGTGCTGACCAACAAGTATATTAAAAGCGGCCGCTTCAAGACAACCTTCTACATGGCCCACCAGCGGCTTCTAGATGAAAAAATGGATGTCATCATCTTGATATTCCTTGAGAAGGTTTTGCAGAAGTCCCGGTACGTCCGGCTGAGGAAGAGGCTGTGCGGAAGTTCTGTCCTGGAATGGCCCACTAACCCTCGAGCTCAGCCCTACTTCTGGCAGTGCCTGAAAAATGCAATAGCTACCAACAATACTCTGGCTTACAACAGGCTACTCCAAGAAACTGTTTAG